A genomic region of Oncorhynchus keta strain PuntledgeMale-10-30-2019 unplaced genomic scaffold, Oket_V2 Un_contig_25550_pilon_pilon, whole genome shotgun sequence contains the following coding sequences:
- the LOC118396012 gene encoding COP9 signalosome complex subunit 2-like isoform X2: MFTLRSKAFTADDVEALVSLLRRAAATNKVAIDLASFVVKMSDMEDDFMCDDEEDYDLEYSEDSNSEPNVDLENQYYNSKALKEDDPKAALISFQKVLELEGEKGEWGFKALKQMIKINFKLTNFPEMMNRYKQLLTYIRSAVTRNYSEKSINSILDYISTSKQMDLLQEFYETTLYALKDAKNDRLWFKTNTKLGKLYLEREEYGKLQKILRQLHQSCQVKKHSSSMQSEVFTETDDGEDDLKKGTQLLEIYALEIQMYTAQKNNKKLKALYEQSLHIKSAIPHPLIMGVIRGRHVSTYTLTI, translated from the exons ATGTTCACGCTGCGCAGCAAGGCATTCACGGCGGATGACGTAGAAGCGCTAGTATCTTTGCTGCGACGGGCTGCTGCCACTAACAAGGTTGCTATCGATCTAGCTAGCTTCGTAGTAAAGATGTCTGATATGGAAGATGACTTCATGTGCGATGATGAAGAGGATTATGATCTG GAATACTCAGAGGACAGCAACTCTGAGCCCAATGTTGATTTAGAGAATCAATACTACAATTCAAAGGCTCTGAAGGAGGATGACCCCAAAGCAGCTCTCATCAGCTTCCAGAAG GTCTTAGAGCTGGAGGGCGAGAAAGGAGAATGGGGTTTCAAGGCCTTGAAACAGATGATTAAGATTAACTTCAAACTG ACAAATTTCCCTGAAATGATGAACAGGTACAAGCAGCTGTTGACATACATCCGGAGTGCAGTTACAAGAAACTATTCTGAAAAATCCATCAATTCCATCCTTGATTATATCTCAACGTCAAAGCAG ATGGACTTGCTGCAAGAGTTTTATGAAACAACGTTGTATGCATTAAAGGATGCCAAAAACGACAGGCTTTGGTTTAAAACCAACACTAAA CTTGGGAAGTTGTACCTGGAGAGAGAAGAATATGGTAAACTTCAGAAGATCCTGAGGCAGCTGCACCAGTCCTGTCAGGTGAAGAAACACTCCTCATCAATGCAATCAGAGGTTTTCACAGAG ACGGATGACGGTGAGGATGACCTGAAGAAAGGCACCCAGCTCTTGGAGATCTATGCTCTGGAGATCCAGATGTATACGGCCCAGAAGAACAACAAGAAGCTGAAGGCGCTGTATGAACAGTCTCTACACATCAAGTCTGCCATCCCTCACCCTCTCATCATGGGAGTCATCAGAGGTAGACacgtctctacctacaccttaactatataa
- the LOC118396012 gene encoding COP9 signalosome complex subunit 2-like isoform X1: MFTLRSKAFTADDVEALVSLLRRAAATNKVAIDLASFVVKMSDMEDDFMCDDEEDYDLVNSSEEYSEDSNSEPNVDLENQYYNSKALKEDDPKAALISFQKVLELEGEKGEWGFKALKQMIKINFKLTNFPEMMNRYKQLLTYIRSAVTRNYSEKSINSILDYISTSKQMDLLQEFYETTLYALKDAKNDRLWFKTNTKLGKLYLEREEYGKLQKILRQLHQSCQVKKHSSSMQSEVFTETDDGEDDLKKGTQLLEIYALEIQMYTAQKNNKKLKALYEQSLHIKSAIPHPLIMGVIRGRHVSTYTLTI; the protein is encoded by the exons ATGTTCACGCTGCGCAGCAAGGCATTCACGGCGGATGACGTAGAAGCGCTAGTATCTTTGCTGCGACGGGCTGCTGCCACTAACAAGGTTGCTATCGATCTAGCTAGCTTCGTAGTAAAGATGTCTGATATGGAAGATGACTTCATGTGCGATGATGAAGAGGATTATGATCTGGTAAACTCCTCAGAA GAATACTCAGAGGACAGCAACTCTGAGCCCAATGTTGATTTAGAGAATCAATACTACAATTCAAAGGCTCTGAAGGAGGATGACCCCAAAGCAGCTCTCATCAGCTTCCAGAAG GTCTTAGAGCTGGAGGGCGAGAAAGGAGAATGGGGTTTCAAGGCCTTGAAACAGATGATTAAGATTAACTTCAAACTG ACAAATTTCCCTGAAATGATGAACAGGTACAAGCAGCTGTTGACATACATCCGGAGTGCAGTTACAAGAAACTATTCTGAAAAATCCATCAATTCCATCCTTGATTATATCTCAACGTCAAAGCAG ATGGACTTGCTGCAAGAGTTTTATGAAACAACGTTGTATGCATTAAAGGATGCCAAAAACGACAGGCTTTGGTTTAAAACCAACACTAAA CTTGGGAAGTTGTACCTGGAGAGAGAAGAATATGGTAAACTTCAGAAGATCCTGAGGCAGCTGCACCAGTCCTGTCAGGTGAAGAAACACTCCTCATCAATGCAATCAGAGGTTTTCACAGAG ACGGATGACGGTGAGGATGACCTGAAGAAAGGCACCCAGCTCTTGGAGATCTATGCTCTGGAGATCCAGATGTATACGGCCCAGAAGAACAACAAGAAGCTGAAGGCGCTGTATGAACAGTCTCTACACATCAAGTCTGCCATCCCTCACCCTCTCATCATGGGAGTCATCAGAGGTAGACacgtctctacctacaccttaactatataa
- the LOC118396012 gene encoding COP9 signalosome complex subunit 2-like isoform X3, translated as MSDMEDDFMCDDEEDYDLVNSSEEYSEDSNSEPNVDLENQYYNSKALKEDDPKAALISFQKVLELEGEKGEWGFKALKQMIKINFKLTNFPEMMNRYKQLLTYIRSAVTRNYSEKSINSILDYISTSKQMDLLQEFYETTLYALKDAKNDRLWFKTNTKLGKLYLEREEYGKLQKILRQLHQSCQTDDGEDDLKKGTQLLEIYALEIQMYTAQKNNKKLKALYEQSLHIKSAIPHPLIMGVIRGRHVSTYTLTI; from the exons ATGTCTGATATGGAAGATGACTTCATGTGCGATGATGAAGAGGATTATGATCTGGTAAACTCCTCAGAA GAATACTCAGAGGACAGCAACTCTGAGCCCAATGTTGATTTAGAGAATCAATACTACAATTCAAAGGCTCTGAAGGAGGATGACCCCAAAGCAGCTCTCATCAGCTTCCAGAAG GTCTTAGAGCTGGAGGGCGAGAAAGGAGAATGGGGTTTCAAGGCCTTGAAACAGATGATTAAGATTAACTTCAAACTG ACAAATTTCCCTGAAATGATGAACAGGTACAAGCAGCTGTTGACATACATCCGGAGTGCAGTTACAAGAAACTATTCTGAAAAATCCATCAATTCCATCCTTGATTATATCTCAACGTCAAAGCAG ATGGACTTGCTGCAAGAGTTTTATGAAACAACGTTGTATGCATTAAAGGATGCCAAAAACGACAGGCTTTGGTTTAAAACCAACACTAAA CTTGGGAAGTTGTACCTGGAGAGAGAAGAATATGGTAAACTTCAGAAGATCCTGAGGCAGCTGCACCAGTCCTGTCAG ACGGATGACGGTGAGGATGACCTGAAGAAAGGCACCCAGCTCTTGGAGATCTATGCTCTGGAGATCCAGATGTATACGGCCCAGAAGAACAACAAGAAGCTGAAGGCGCTGTATGAACAGTCTCTACACATCAAGTCTGCCATCCCTCACCCTCTCATCATGGGAGTCATCAGAGGTAGACacgtctctacctacaccttaactatataa
- the LOC118396012 gene encoding COP9 signalosome complex subunit 2-like isoform X4, producing MSDMEDDFMCDDEEDYDLEYSEDSNSEPNVDLENQYYNSKALKEDDPKAALISFQKVLELEGEKGEWGFKALKQMIKINFKLTNFPEMMNRYKQLLTYIRSAVTRNYSEKSINSILDYISTSKQMDLLQEFYETTLYALKDAKNDRLWFKTNTKLGKLYLEREEYGKLQKILRQLHQSCQTDDGEDDLKKGTQLLEIYALEIQMYTAQKNNKKLKALYEQSLHIKSAIPHPLIMGVIRGRHVSTYTLTI from the exons ATGTCTGATATGGAAGATGACTTCATGTGCGATGATGAAGAGGATTATGATCTG GAATACTCAGAGGACAGCAACTCTGAGCCCAATGTTGATTTAGAGAATCAATACTACAATTCAAAGGCTCTGAAGGAGGATGACCCCAAAGCAGCTCTCATCAGCTTCCAGAAG GTCTTAGAGCTGGAGGGCGAGAAAGGAGAATGGGGTTTCAAGGCCTTGAAACAGATGATTAAGATTAACTTCAAACTG ACAAATTTCCCTGAAATGATGAACAGGTACAAGCAGCTGTTGACATACATCCGGAGTGCAGTTACAAGAAACTATTCTGAAAAATCCATCAATTCCATCCTTGATTATATCTCAACGTCAAAGCAG ATGGACTTGCTGCAAGAGTTTTATGAAACAACGTTGTATGCATTAAAGGATGCCAAAAACGACAGGCTTTGGTTTAAAACCAACACTAAA CTTGGGAAGTTGTACCTGGAGAGAGAAGAATATGGTAAACTTCAGAAGATCCTGAGGCAGCTGCACCAGTCCTGTCAG ACGGATGACGGTGAGGATGACCTGAAGAAAGGCACCCAGCTCTTGGAGATCTATGCTCTGGAGATCCAGATGTATACGGCCCAGAAGAACAACAAGAAGCTGAAGGCGCTGTATGAACAGTCTCTACACATCAAGTCTGCCATCCCTCACCCTCTCATCATGGGAGTCATCAGAGGTAGACacgtctctacctacaccttaactatataa